GTTCTGTCCCCCACTGTTCACTGCAGTCAGTACAGCTGTCTCAAAGTTATCAGGGAAACGAGCAGCAAGGTAGTAGGCCCCAGGGAGAACCATATAATAGGCACAGGCTAGGCCGTACATTTGAGGAGCATTTCGAGCAGACTTGATTTGTAGATCAGGATTGACAACAGCCTGTGCTGCGTATGCTGTCCAAATAAGAGAGTCTGGCTCAGGAACATCTTGATCACTATCTCTCCCGAGCTCACTCCCAATGGTGGACGAAATGATGCCCTTGTAGTTCATCAAATGGCCAGTTACACGCTTGTAGTCAACACCCAAGATGAGGCATGCAACAGTGAGGCCATATGCAATGCTGTGGATTTGGATCTGTTGATCTTGATACTGCAATCGAGTATTAGAGACAATTTTCTTAATGAGTGTTGGGAAATCACTGTGATATCGAGCAGCTAGAGCGACAGCACGTACAAACGAGTCAGTCGTATCTCCAAACAAACTTGCACTTTTCTCCCAAGGTTTCTTCATTACCACTCTGTTTCTCCAAACATCGCGCATGTCTTTCTGAGTATACCTCCCTCCTTCTCTCGTTCCATCCAGAGTTGCCAGGAGACCATCGACTCTCTGGCAGTAATCCTCGTCTGAGTATTCTCCTTTCTCGTTCAGCGTCTCTAGGAGGTACTGAAACAGCTGGCCTGATTGCGAGACGTCTCCAGCCTTGCAGCCATAATGATAGTGACCAGGTTTGGCTGTAGTGTAATCATTGATCCATTCTCCATACTCTCTCTTGAGTTGGTCCAGATCATAATACCAATGACATCCGAGGCTAAGAGCATCTCCAACCATGGCACCCATGATGGCACCAGCAGCTCTGTCTTGAACTGTGGTCTTGCTAGCTCGCATCATAAAAGATCTTGCAGCCATTATTGTTGACTCGTAAAGATTGACTTACATAACCACATCAAAACGACACATGCACTCCGACACCAGCTCTTATGTAACAGTTGTGCTCTCTTTCATAATCATGGTTATAAATACACTCTGTGCACAATGTCACACAACAGCATTAAAAATCAAAATATATAGTTCAGAGGGAAATGTATAATGTGACTTATGTCCATGTATGCAAGGCACATCAACTGTCGTCAGGAGCTTGTCGAATGTCTTTACTGTACAGCTTCTTGCCGGCCATTTCCAGCAGAGCACTGGCTGCTGCGTCTTTGTCTAGAATACTGGGACCACTGTCAACCTGAatagtacgtgtgtgtgtgtgtgtgtgtgtgtgggtgggttgtgtgggtgggttgtgtgggtgggttgtgtgtgcatgcgaaATCAGCGGATATTTTGAAAAGGTTCTGGGGGAAAATACTCATTGACAACAACTGGTGTTTTACTGCTGTAATGCAAATAGTAGTTTTATAGACTGGACATTAACTATAGCTGTGTACAGTGTGGAGGTACAACCATGCAAGTGGGTAGAAGTAGTTAAAGTGGTGAGATTGTATTACAGATATTAAATGTTCAGAAGGATATCGTATAAAGTCAGTTAATTTCTACTCACCTCCTCTGGTAATACTGGGTCTCCCACTCCCCACACCTCCAGCAGTTGAACATTGAACTCTTCTTCTTTTGAGAGCCTGGGGCTATTGTAAGTGGAGCACTTTGGTTTGGCTTTGCTGTGTCCTTGACCATAGTCAGCTGACAACCACAGCCCGAAGTACTCCATCTGACCACCCATACCCTACAGTAGGAAAAGAGAACAACATAATTAAAGACACTCAATACACAATAAACAATTAATCGCAAAATTACATTCGCTTACAATTAAGCTAACAGTCCTCATGCAAGTTTGATCTTAAAGCCCTCATAACGGCTGACCCCTGCTGAAGAAAGggcaggtcccaaatgaacagtttgtgtacaaaacaacccatCAACAAAGACCACCTCTGTGTAACAGCAAAACAATAATGAATGTTTCCCAAGGGTGTTTCATCACAAAGGGTTCCACTGCACACATCAAAATACTACAGGTAAAACCACCACTCACTAGTCCATTTGGTAGAGTCTGTGCATTTTGCTcgaggtacatgtagttctcgTTATACCCTGAGGGGAGGTAGACACCCATGACAGGTGACAGTGTGAACAGGAAACAGTTGCCATTGCCTGCAAATATGGTGGGAAAAAGGAattcatacatacatacatgtacgtaaaatcaagagtccataataagGGTCTTGGtaaaatgcacacacacacacacacacacaccacacacacacacacacacacacacacacacacacacacacacacacacacacacacacacacacacacacactacagctTTGGTCTAGAGTATCCAGGGAACATGCATTCTATACAGCCGTATTAATTATAACAATGCTTCCTAATATCAATTTCCCTGGTTGGTGGTTTCTACTTGGACTTCACCAATGTGTAATGTCAAGGaaaacattattatatacataagAAACACAATTAATAAGGtataatacaatgtacatggcACTCACCTTTAAACTTTGGGCCAAACTGCCAGTTCTCAGCAGCGAATGCTCCAAACAAGTAGCCATTCGTATCCTTGACAACAATCAGAGTGGGCCCTTGACAACCGACCAGCTGTTTACAGAACATCGAATAACTCTCCCCGTGACGAAAACTGGAAAACAGAGGATACAGTTGACCACGTAGGTCGGTCGGAATAAAGTTACTGAGCAGAGTGAGAGAGGAGTGGTCTAACAGTTGTGACGAGAACCTCTCACGAATAAGGGGGTGGGTGGTTTTCGTGGGGACAAGAGGACTCGTTTTAAACTCTGATAAAACACTCGAAGTAGGCGGTGCCTCTTGGTAGAAAATACACGAAAAAGCGAGATGACAAATTTTTTGGGAAATTTCTGATTTCGATATCCATTCTTCGAATGAGCTTTGAGAAATTTTGAAGTCTTTGTCGTCGGGAAAGTTGTTTAATAAGAATGAAGATAGTCGCTGTACACTCTCTAAATCGCTTGAAAAATTGGCTAAGTGTGGGCACACTTCTGTCACAAATTGACTCTCACTGGAAACTTTGATTAGTTCAATCAAACTTGTTTCTA
This region of Halichondria panicea chromosome 12, odHalPani1.1, whole genome shotgun sequence genomic DNA includes:
- the LOC135344927 gene encoding uncharacterized protein LOC135344927, with the translated sequence MAARSFMMRASKTTVQDRAAGAIMGAMVGDALSLGCHWYYDLDQLKREYGEWINDYTTAKPGHYHYGCKAGDVSQSGQLFQYLLETLNEKGEYSDEDYCQRVDGLLATLDGTREGGRYTQKDMRDVWRNRVVMKKPWEKSASLFGDTTDSFVRAVALAARYHSDFPTLIKKIVSNTRLQYQDQQIQIHSIAYGLTVACLILGVDYKRVTGHLMNYKGIISSTIGSELGRDSDQDVPEPDSLIWTAYAAQAVVNPDLQIKSARNAPQMYGLACAYYMVLPGAYYLAARFPDNFETAVLTAVNSGGQNLARASLTGGMVGAITGLSSFPERFIKGLTDGDKWVEVAKKIAQDGAKK
- the LOC135344921 gene encoding MTOR-associated protein MEAK7-like, which encodes MGANSSVGSEQDRDRVLRRVSPQFSQDEGQAIKKLFVAIAGPERNVYVEASLKAYIQQSRTHLSSGGVSGLFHALLGLYSQTDVPQQSFEFFAQHTCIFLKGALQDKAERLYIFCSGGSASLTKSSLETSLIELIKVSSESQFVTEVCPHLANFSSDLESVQRLSSFLLNNFPDDKDFKISQSSFEEWISKSEISQKICHLAFSCIFYQEAPPTSSVLSEFKTSPLVPTKTTHPLIRERFSSQLLDHSSLTLLSNFIPTDLRGQLYPLFSSFRHGESYSMFCKQLVGCQGPTLIVVKDTNGYLFGAFAAENWQFGPKFKGNGNCFLFTLSPVMGVYLPSGYNENYMYLEQNAQTLPNGLGMGGQMEYFGLWLSADYGQGHSKAKPKCSTYNSPRLSKEEEFNVQLLEVWGVGDPVLPEEVDSGPSILDKDAAASALLEMAGKKLYSKDIRQAPDDS